A segment of the Halovivax limisalsi genome:
CCTCGAGCCCCGCTTCCTCGTCTTCGAGTCGCTGCGGCGCCTCGAATTCCGACGACTCGGGCAGCAACGAAAAGGAGGTCGGCGCGACCGTCGACGACTTCGACGCCGACCCGGGGCAGTTGACCGCCGTCGGCCTCGGCCCCGGACAGCCGGAGGGGATGACCGAGCGGGCGAAGACGGCGCTGCTCGACGCCGATCACATCGTCGGCTATACGACCTACATCGAGCTCCTTCCCGACGAGATCACCGAGCAGGCCGACGAGATCTACGACACGCCGATGTGCGGTGAAGTGTCGCGCACCGAGGAGGCGATCGACCGGACGCTGGCGGGCAACGACGTCGCGATCGTCGGCAGCGGCGACCCCAACGTCTACGCGCTCGCGGGCCTGGCCCTGGAGATCCTCGAGTCGAAAGGTGCGACGGCCTCGATGGTCGACTTCGACGTGGTGCCCGGCGTCCCCGCCGCGCAGTCCTGTGCTGCTCGACTCGGCGCGCCGCTGGTGAACGACACCGTCTCGATCTCGCTGTCGGATCACCTCGTCCCGATGCCGGAGATCGAGTCGCGACTGCACGCGGTCGCGAGCGAGAGTTTTACGATCACGATCTACAACCCGTGGAGCCGCAAGCGTCGCGAGAACTTCGAGAAGGCCTGCGAAATCCTGCTCACCCACCGCGACGCGGACACGCCCGTCGGGATCGTCCACGGCGCCGGTCGCGAGGACGAGGCGGTTCTGATCACCGAACTCGGCGAGCTCGAGGACTTCGGCGAGCGCGAGATCGTCGACATGACGACGACGATCGTCGTCGGCACCGAGGACACCTACGTCTGGGACGACCGGATGGTTCGCCCGCGGGGCTACGAGACGAAGTACGAGTACTGACGATGGCGCGATACGAAGTCACCATCGAGAAAGAGGCCTGCGACGGGATCTTCGCCTGCCTGACCCGCGACCCGCGGTTCGTGGAGGGAACGGACGGGCTCGCGACGATCGATCCCGGCGCGGATCCGGTCTACGACTGCGAGGGCGAGGTCGCGGACACCGACGACCGCGTCGTCGCGACGTTCGACGACGACCGCATCGACGAAGCACGGCAGGCCGCGGCGGCCTGCCCGACGGACGCCATCGTCGTCCGGGAGGTGGGCGAATGAGTGAGACCGAACCCGCGACCGATATCGACGTCCCGGCGGACCCGCTCGCGGGCCACCCCGCGACGGCGTACTTCTGGGGGCACGTCGCCGGCAGCGGCGACGTAACGGCTGACGGCATCGAGGTCGTCACGAACGACGAGGAGTCCGCACGGGTACTCGCGGCGATCGCAGGCGGCGACGTCGCCCACGAGCGGACGACTCGCGAGTACGCCCACGACACGTCGATCACCCGGACCGAGGACGAGTACACGCTCTCGATCGGCGCGAACGGGGACGGAGACGACGCGGCGTCGACCCTCCTCGGTCGCGACAGCAGGCTCGGACTGCCCGTCGACGGCCGCGGTACCTACCGCTTCGGCGCCTTCACCGAGTACGACCGCGAACTGCTCCGCGGACTGCTCGAGGGCTGCGGCACGGTCTGCTTCAAGTCCTCGAGCGGTACCGTCGGGATCTCGTTCGTCCACGACGATCGCGAGCTACTCGACCTCGTTCGCGAGCTGCTCGCCGACTGTCCCGTCGACGCCCCGGTCGGAGCGCTCTCCGAAACGTCGTCCGGGGGCTACTGGTTCGGCATCGACGACGAAGCTGCGCCCGCGTTCGGGACCTGGTGCTACGAGAACTGCGAGGAAACCGGACTGTTCGCGCCGAGTCGACGCCGCAAGCTCGAGTCCAGCCTCGAGCAGGCGTCGGCGTACGGCGGGGCGGAGGACTGACTCGATCGATGCACGCGCCCGACGACTCCGCATCCGTATCCGCCCCCGATTTCGAGGACGAGGCCGTCCTGCTCGTCGGCCACGGCTCCCGTCGCGAGGCGTCGAACGAGCAGGTCCGCGAACTGGCCGCCGGCCTCGAAGCCCGACTCGGGATCCCCGTCGACGCGGCGTTCATCGAACTCGCCGAGCCGTCGCTCGAAGAAGCGTTCGCCGAACTGGCGGCGGTTACGAGCCGGATCGTCGTCGTCCACTGCTCGTTGTTCGCCGCCGGACACGTCAAGACCGACGTCCCGCTGGCGATCGAGCGGGCCCGGTCGGCCCACGCCGTCGAGATCGCGAACGGGCGCCACCTCGGCGTTCACCCGGCGATCCTGGCTCTGCTCGACGACCGCGCCGCGGCCGTCGAGCGCGACCTCGGGGTCGACCGCGAGGCGGACGAGGTCGCCGTCGCGCTCTGCGCCAGGGGCTCAAGCGACCCGGACGCCAACGCCGACGTGCACAAGCTGGCCCGGTTGCTGTACGAGGGGCGCGCGTTCGACCGGGTCGAACCGACGTTCATCGGGGTCACGGAGCCGACCCTCGACGAGACGTTACACGACCTCTCGAAGTTTCGGCCCGACGCCGTCGTCGTGCTGCCGTACATGCTGGGCGACGGCGTGCTCACCCAGCGCATCCGCGACTGGACCGCGGAGTTCGACGACGACTATCCCTACGTCGACGCGCTGGCCGGTGAGCCGCTCGGAACGGACTCGCGACTCCTGGACGTCTTCGCCGATCGGTGGCAGGCGGCTCGCACCGAGAGCGTCTCGATGTCCTGCGACACCTGCAAGTACAAGGTCGACCTGGCGGGCTACGAGGAGGACGTCGGCGGCGCTCGCGCCATGCTCCGGGCGCTGACCCACCAGGAAGCCCACGCCGACCGCGACGACGTCGACGACGAACCCCATTCTCACGACGCACCTGACAAACACCTCGCGGTGTGTACGAACCGGACCTGCGCCGAGATGGGGTCGCCGGCCGTTCTGGAGCGCCTGCGACAGGCGATCCGGGATACCGAGGACTGCGACGCCCGCGTCACGCGGTCGTCCTGTCTGGGACGCTGCGGCGACGGGCCGATGGTCGCGGTCTACCCCGACGGCGTCTGGTACGGCGGCGTCGAACCCACCGACGCGGACAGGATCGTTTCCGACCACGTCGACGGAGATCGCATCGTGAGCGACCTCGTCGATGCGACGCTGTAGCACAGCTAGCCGACCGAGCACGCGAAATCACCACCCAAACTACGGATATCATACATGAGCTGCCACGAAATCGAAGCGCTGCGACTCGGACTGATGACCGTCCTCGGCGTCGGGGACGAGGACGCCCGCGAACACGCGGAGGCGGAACTAGCGGGACACAAGGAGGGGCCGATCGAGGGGCTCGTCGAAGCCGAGAGCCTCACCGAGATCGAGCGCCACCTCGATGCGGCGCTGGTCGACCTCGAGGCGGAAGTCGCCGAACTGGACCCGACCGACCAGGAGTACGACTACACGCGCGGCCGGTTGCTCGAGGTGCGAAACGCCGAACGGGCGATCGGACGACTGCGCGACCAGGGCGCCGGCATCGTCGACGGACTGGGCGAGGCTCACCACACGCTGCACGAACTCTTCCCGGTCGAGGAGTGACGATGTCGGACGCCAGCACGCCGGTCGACGACCGGCCGGGCGCCGTCAGGCGCACCGTCCTCGGGGAGATCGAACCGGCCCGGAGCCGGCACATGTGGACCCGATCGGCCGTCTGCCTCGTGGACGACCTCGTCGTCGCGGGGACCTGGGACGGAACCGTCACCGCACGCGATCGGGAGACGCTCGACCCGCGGTGGTCGGTCGAGTGGTCGGAGCATCCAGTCACGCTCGCCGCCGGCGGCGGGACGCTCGTCGTCGGCGGGCGCGGCGTATCGGGTCGGCTCGCCGGGCTCGATCCCGCAACCGGCGACCGACGCTGGACCGTCGACACCGCCGGCGACCTGGGCGCGTCGGACCGGGACGGGTCAACCCCCGATCGGCTCTTCGAACTGCCGTACGTCGTCGACGCGACGGTCGAATCGACGAGCGGGCGCGTCTACGCCGCCGCCCGACGGTACGAGCGAGACGGGGACCGCCGGCGCTGGTGGAGCGTCGTCGACGCGTTCGACCGCGACGGCGCGGCTCGCTGGCGGTACGAGACCGACGCCTCGCCGATCGCACTCGACCTGGACGACGCCGGCGAGCGGCTGGCGGTGGCGTACAACCGCTGCATGGGCGACCACGACACCGGACTCGTCGTCCTCGACGCCGACACCGGCGACCGCCGCTGGGACTGGGACCCGGGGACCGAAGGCGACCGTCGCGTCGGTGACGTCGCCATCGACGGCGATCGAGTCGCGGTCGCCAGTCACGGCGACAAGCGCGGCTACTTGCTCGGTCCCGGCGGTCGCGAACGCTGGCGCGTCGATCTGGCCATCCCGACCGAGATCGGGGACGAGACGCTCTACGCCTACCCGAACCACGTCCACGCGAACGACGGGCGGGTCGCGTTCGTCACCGGAAACACGTACGCACGCGAGGGCCGCGAAACAGAGGCGCGACACCCGAACGAACACGCGATCACCGCGGTCGACGCGGACGGGTCGCCGCTGTGGGAGGGCGAACTCGAGGGCTTCGTCCACGAACTCGCGACGGAGGGCGACGCGATCGTCGTCCCGTGTGCGGGGAATTTCCGCGTCCGCGACCCCGATCGACACGCCGTTCGCACGTTCGACCTGGCGGCGGGCGACGGAGACGTGCGGCGCGTCGACGGCGTCCCGACCGCGGCGGCGGTCTCGGGCGAGACGGTCGCCGCGATCGAAGAACCCGTCGCGTATCACGACGACGAGCAGGTACGGGGCGAGTACGCGCTGTGGGTCTATCCGAACGCTCGGTAGCTCCTGCCCGACTGCGAGCCGCCCGACCCCTCACACGCTTTGTGCCGGAGGCCCAATCCGGACCGCGTCCGTCGGAACCGATTGCTGGTACCGATCCCGTAGCACTACTGTCGGATACATACCTGTCCGCCGAAGAATTATTTCAATATAAGACAATTATAAATTTCCTTCGTAGTAGGCCGTCCACGATTCGCTGCAGTCATGACAGATACCGACGCGAGCGATCCGATCGAATCGGCCACTGACAACCGGCGACAGTTCTTGCAGGCGATCGGCGTGACGGCAACCTCGAGCGCTCTGGTCGGCGCTGCGGCGGGGAACCCGGACGAGAGTGACACTTCCCGCGAGGCTGCGTTTGGGGCGCTGGTCCCCTTGACCCACGGCGTCGCCAGCGGCGACGTGACGGCCAGGACGGCCGTCCTGTGGGCGCGCACGGCGGAGGAGGCGACGATTCACGCCGCCTCCGTGCCAACTGATGGCGAGAGTGACACCGTCCACGGCCGAACCTCGGTCGACGCGACCACCGACTTCACCGGCCACCTCCGACTCGACCGGCTCTCCTCGGGGACGAACTACCGGTACTTCGTGTGGGCGACGGAACCGACTCCCGGGTTCCGGGCGAGCGAAGCCGTCGACGGCGAGGCGTTGAGCCGGATCGCGAAGCGCGATTCCCCGGACGCGATCGCCGGGGCGCTGCCACAAGCTATCGAAACCGGGACGTTCACCACGGCGCCGGCACCGGACGACGCTGCACCGGTCAGCTTCGCCTGGAGCGGCGATACGTGGGGCTACGGCGACGACCCCGTCGAACCGCCGTTTCCCGGCCTGCGAACCATCGCGGAACGCGAGCCGGATTTCTTCCTCTATCACGGCGATACGATCTACGCCGATGCACGAACGCCCGCGGGGAAGATTACGGAAAACACCCCGGTGGACGAGGCGCTCGACGTCTACCGCGCGAAGTACAAGGAGATGCGGGACCCGCCTGCGGACGTCGCCGACCGAACCTACCTCCGAGAACTGCTCGCCTCGACGTCCGTCTACACGGTGTGGGACGATCACGAGGTGATCAACAACTTCGCGGGCCCGATCGAACCCCTGATGCCGGAGGGTCGGCGAGCCTTTCGCGAGTACTGGCCGCTCGATCGAGACGACGAGGCCGCGCCCGGCGAATCGAACCGATTCTACGACTCCTTCCGATGGGGGAAACACGTCGAACTGTTCGTGATCGACACCCGGCAGTACCGGGATCCGAACGTCGATCTCGACGCGAAAACGCTGCTCGGCGAGGCCCAGCGCACCTGGCTGACGAACGCGCTCGCCGAGTCCGACGCGACGTGGAAGATCCTGGCCTCGCCCGCCCCGCTCGGCTATCCGTCCGACTCGTGGGCGACGCCGGCCGACAAGACCGGCTACGAGGGGGAACTGCTCGAGATCATCGAACACGTTCAGACGGACGAGATATCCAACCTGGTTGTCGTCGCCGGCGACGTCCACAAGTCGGTCGTCGGCGCGTACGATCCGGACGACGACGGCGCCTTCGAGTTCGTCGAGGCCATCGCCGGGCCGCTCGGGGCGCCCGCCGGCACGCCCGACGACCTCTATCCGCCGCTGAACCCCACGGAGTTCTTCGCGAAGGGCGAGTACACCAACTTCGGAACGATCGACGTCGACGAGTCGGGCGAGACGCTGACCGTCGGCATCTACGCCGCGGACGGAACCGAGCAGTTCTCGACGACGATTCGGACCGACGACATCGACCCTGGCCGCGCTAATCCCGACCGGATAGCGAGCACGTTCGACGCGGACGCCGACGGCTGGCTCATTTCGCAGAACGGGGGGAGCGACCACCCGATCTACCTCGAATCCGGTGGCAATCCCGGCGGCCACATCAGCGATGAGGGAGCTCGGGGTGGCGTCACCTGGTACTACCAGGCGCCGTTTAAGTTTCTGGGCGACCGCGAGGCCTTCTACGGCGGAACGCTCTCGTTCGACTGCAAACAGGACGAGATCGACTGGCAGTTCGACCCGCACCCGACGGAGGGCGGCGACGTCCTGCTCGCCAGCGGCGAGACGAAACTCGTCTACGAGTTCCGCGGTGTCGACGAGCCGGGCATCGAGTGGGCTACGTTCGAAGCGCCGCTGTCGGCCGACGCCGGGTGGATCGACCTGACGAGCGACGACCCGTACGCCACCGAAGCGCGATTTCGCGAGGTTCTCGCGAACCTCGAGACGGTGCGCATCCGCGGCGAGTATCGCTCGGGCGACGACAGGAGCTACCTGGACAACGTCGTCCTCTCGAAGTAACCGGACTCGCGTCGGATCAGACCACGAGCGGCCGTCGGCGCCCGCCACGCCCCGACGTGGGTCCCACTTGCGGGTCGGACGCTGCGACCGTGGTCATCACACGCGCCCGATAGGTCGCTCGCGGCGGTCAGTCCCGGCCGGTCCCGCGAGCGACTCCCAGCGACTGGAGCGCCTCGTCGTCGACGGTCGAACACAGGCGGCCGTCGAGCCGGACGGTAAATCCGTCGTGTTCGACGAGCGAGGCGACCTCCGCCCTGGTGATCGGCAGCGGCTGGTCGGCGTCCGCGCCGACCAGCCAGTAGCCGTCGTGGTTACACTCCTCGATGACGCGACCGACGACGCCCTCCGTGCCGAGCGGCTTGACCGCCGCGCCCTGCCTGACGACGTCGGTCGGGTAACAGCAGACGGTGAAGTCGTAGCGGTCCGGTCCGGCCGCGGTGACGTCGAACACGACGGGGGACTTGCTCACGCGGCGAACGACCGTCACGGACGCCTCGCCGTCGAATCGGACGTCGACCTCGCGGTCGACGCAGGCGGTGTACACGGCGTCGGCGACCGAGAAGCCTTCGAGCAGCTGCGCGAGTACGCCCCAGACGGTCGTCCGATCCGGCGCGTCGGAGGTGAGCGCCACGGCGATCGCACCCGCGTCGATCAGCGCCTCGCCATCGGTCTCTGGCGCGGCGCCGGCGAGCCAGACGACCGGCGCGCCGACGTCCGAGACCGCTTCGAACGCGAGCGTGCGGTCGGGACAGCGGATCCCGTCAGCGGTCGCCGGCAGGTCGATGTACAGGGCGGTTCCGTCGGCGACGAACGCGTCCCGGAGCGTCGACGCCGACGGTCCCTCGAGCACTACCACGTCGGTATCGTGATGGTTGCGATCGGCGAACCGGCGGAAGGCCGCCGCCCGCCCCGGATCGGCCGTCGCGAGCGTGAGCCGCGCGCGCTCCGGGGGCGGTCGTTCGACGGTTCGCGCTCGCTCCATCGCCTCCGGACGCAGTCGGCAGGTTCCGGGAACCCGCGCCGAGAACGTGTGGGCCGTCAGGAGCGCGTTCGGCCGACGCCGCCCGCCACCGCCCCGTTCGTCGACCGGCGTCGCTTCGCCCGCCGAACCGTCGTCGGTCCGCCCGGTCTCGATCGGCAGCCCCTCGTCTCCGGGGGCGTTGCCCCCGTCCGTTCCCGACGGGGTCGTCGGCGGAACGGCCGACGGCGACCGGGCGACATCGATGCGGGCGAGTTCGTGTAACAGCGGCGGCAGCACCGACACGTCGGCGGGATCGGGGCGCAGGACGGCTCGCTTCGGCCAGCGCGCACGAAACGGCGCGAGCACGTCGCCCGGCACCTCGAGGTACTCCAGCAACTGGTCGGCCGGCGACAGGTCGTACAGGTTCGGCGGGTAGAACGGGAGTTCCCCCGCGAGCTGGTCGTACTCGGCGCTCGCCATCGGCTGGTAGCCGGCCTCGCGTACCAGCGAATCGAGCAGCAGACACCGTCCGAGCAGGTCGGCCACGCGCTCCGACAGGCTCGCTCGCTTCGTCTCGAGCGGTTCGACGTGGCCGTTCTCGAGGACGAGCTCTGGCGCGTCACCCGCGCGAAGGTCCGCTCCGAGGTAGAAGGCGAGCGGCGCTACCCGGTAGCAGTGCCCGTAGGTCGCCGGAATGTGAATCTCGATCCCCGTCTCCGGCGCCCGGAGGTCCGCCGGCACGTCCAGCCGATCGCCCCGCTCGATCGCCGGCGGGTGCTGTCTGATCGTCGGCCAGGACCGCTCGCAGGTGAACTCCTTGATCGACGAGGCGAGGTACGGGAGGGCTTCGAGGAGCGCCTCCGGGTCGTCGGGGACCGTGATCGTCCCCGTCGGGTGCGACCGCAGCGAGCGCGCGCCGATGGCAACCCGCGTCTCCTCGTCGAATCGCAATTCGACGATCGACCGGCCCGCGCCCTCGAGGTACTCCTCCGCCGTGACCGCCGCGTCCTCGATCCGGAGGTGGAGCTTCACGGCCCCGGTGATCGAGGCGTGGTAGGTCCCGCGCGGCAGGTCGGCGAGCCCGTCCGCGATGACGCCGACCTGGTTGCCGTCCTCGTCCCAGATCGTCTGCCCGAACGTTTCCCGCAAGCGCAACTGCGAGACGGTGACCGAGACCGCCTCGTCGACGGGAAAGAGGAAGACGTCCGAGAGCGCGGGCTCGAGCGCGGGCTCCCGATCGAGCTCGATCGTCACCTCGGCGCCTTCGATATCGTCCCCGACGCGGACGGTCGGGCCCTCCCGTTCGATCGAAACCGGTGACCGAGGACTCCCGCCTGCCATTTCCGCTACTGTTTTTTCAACTCGAATAAACCAGTACCGAATTTGGGCGAGCGACGATCCCGCTGCGCCCGTCAAATCGGCCCTCCCGCAACGTGGGGCGCTCAGCTCGGTCCGGCTCCGTCGTCTCGCTCGCGACGACCCGGTGGGGGGTCGACGACCCGCTCGACCGAGAGCGCCGACAGCGGGATGCGCCGGGCGTCTGTTTCGTCCGCGAGCACGTCGAGCAGGCCGGTCCGATCGCGGCCATCGCTCGCGTCGACGACGAGCACGTCGGCCTCGGTCCTCGCCAGCCGGCTCGAGGCCTCGCGGGTCGCGGCCGTCGGACTGCCGTCGGCGACGTTCGCCCGGCCGTCGCTGACGACGACCACGCGGCTCGCCGGGGCGTCGGCCCGCTCGACCAGGCGGACCGCCGCGTCGAGGCCGGACGGCAGCGGCGTTCGATCGCCGGTCGGGAGTTCCTTCAGGTGCCGGGCCGCGAGCGTCACGCTGTCGGTCGGCGCGAGGACGACGTCGGCCGACTCGCCCGCGACGGCGACGAACGCCACCTCGTCGCGGCGCTCGTACGCGTCCCGGAGCAGCGACATGACCGTCCCCTTCGCCGCCTCCATCGCCGCGCGCATCGAGGCGCTGGCGTCGACGACGAAGACGAGGAGCGTCCCGGCGCTCGCGCGACGCACGGTGGTGCGAAGGTCGTCGACGTCGAGGGCCGTGCGTCCCTCCGTCGCGGCCGCCCGGATCGACGCCGCCGCGTCGACCGACTCGCCGTCCGACGGGTGCTTCGTTCGCACTCGTGCGCCGCGCCCCGTTACCGACGGGTTCGTGCGGGCGCTGACCCCGCCTCCCGACACGTCCGAGTCCGCGTCGACGGCCTCGACGGGCGGACGGTCGGCCTCGCCGATCCCGGCCCGACGCTGCCCGGGGACCAGCGGCGTCGCGGGTGCTGTGTCATCGTCGCCGGAAGCCGTCCCTTCGTCGTGCCGATCGTCCCGGTCGGCCGATGGTTCGCGATCCGATCCGGCCGATCTATCTGCGGTCTCGTCGGCGGGGTCGGATCCCGATTCACCCCCGCGGCGACCGCCGC
Coding sequences within it:
- the cobJ gene encoding precorrin-3B C(17)-methyltransferase, with product MSTDTNADADAESTSNCGGSSGDSGGDSSESKCGASSSPASSSSSRCGASNSDDSGSNEKEVGATVDDFDADPGQLTAVGLGPGQPEGMTERAKTALLDADHIVGYTTYIELLPDEITEQADEIYDTPMCGEVSRTEEAIDRTLAGNDVAIVGSGDPNVYALAGLALEILESKGATASMVDFDVVPGVPAAQSCAARLGAPLVNDTVSISLSDHLVPMPEIESRLHAVASESFTITIYNPWSRKRRENFEKACEILLTHRDADTPVGIVHGAGREDEAVLITELGELEDFGEREIVDMTTTIVVGTEDTYVWDDRMVRPRGYETKYEY
- a CDS encoding ferredoxin, producing the protein MARYEVTIEKEACDGIFACLTRDPRFVEGTDGLATIDPGADPVYDCEGEVADTDDRVVATFDDDRIDEARQAAAACPTDAIVVREVGE
- a CDS encoding cobalamin biosynthesis protein, yielding MSETEPATDIDVPADPLAGHPATAYFWGHVAGSGDVTADGIEVVTNDEESARVLAAIAGGDVAHERTTREYAHDTSITRTEDEYTLSIGANGDGDDAASTLLGRDSRLGLPVDGRGTYRFGAFTEYDRELLRGLLEGCGTVCFKSSSGTVGISFVHDDRELLDLVRELLADCPVDAPVGALSETSSGGYWFGIDDEAAPAFGTWCYENCEETGLFAPSRRRKLESSLEQASAYGGAED
- a CDS encoding CbiX/SirB N-terminal domain-containing protein; this encodes MHAPDDSASVSAPDFEDEAVLLVGHGSRREASNEQVRELAAGLEARLGIPVDAAFIELAEPSLEEAFAELAAVTSRIVVVHCSLFAAGHVKTDVPLAIERARSAHAVEIANGRHLGVHPAILALLDDRAAAVERDLGVDREADEVAVALCARGSSDPDANADVHKLARLLYEGRAFDRVEPTFIGVTEPTLDETLHDLSKFRPDAVVVLPYMLGDGVLTQRIRDWTAEFDDDYPYVDALAGEPLGTDSRLLDVFADRWQAARTESVSMSCDTCKYKVDLAGYEEDVGGARAMLRALTHQEAHADRDDVDDEPHSHDAPDKHLAVCTNRTCAEMGSPAVLERLRQAIRDTEDCDARVTRSSCLGRCGDGPMVAVYPDGVWYGGVEPTDADRIVSDHVDGDRIVSDLVDATL
- a CDS encoding DUF3209 family protein, with translation MSCHEIEALRLGLMTVLGVGDEDAREHAEAELAGHKEGPIEGLVEAESLTEIERHLDAALVDLEAEVAELDPTDQEYDYTRGRLLEVRNAERAIGRLRDQGAGIVDGLGEAHHTLHELFPVEE
- a CDS encoding PQQ-binding-like beta-propeller repeat protein, whose protein sequence is MSDASTPVDDRPGAVRRTVLGEIEPARSRHMWTRSAVCLVDDLVVAGTWDGTVTARDRETLDPRWSVEWSEHPVTLAAGGGTLVVGGRGVSGRLAGLDPATGDRRWTVDTAGDLGASDRDGSTPDRLFELPYVVDATVESTSGRVYAAARRYERDGDRRRWWSVVDAFDRDGAARWRYETDASPIALDLDDAGERLAVAYNRCMGDHDTGLVVLDADTGDRRWDWDPGTEGDRRVGDVAIDGDRVAVASHGDKRGYLLGPGGRERWRVDLAIPTEIGDETLYAYPNHVHANDGRVAFVTGNTYAREGRETEARHPNEHAITAVDADGSPLWEGELEGFVHELATEGDAIVVPCAGNFRVRDPDRHAVRTFDLAAGDGDVRRVDGVPTAAAVSGETVAAIEEPVAYHDDEQVRGEYALWVYPNAR
- a CDS encoding alkaline phosphatase D family protein — its product is MTDTDASDPIESATDNRRQFLQAIGVTATSSALVGAAAGNPDESDTSREAAFGALVPLTHGVASGDVTARTAVLWARTAEEATIHAASVPTDGESDTVHGRTSVDATTDFTGHLRLDRLSSGTNYRYFVWATEPTPGFRASEAVDGEALSRIAKRDSPDAIAGALPQAIETGTFTTAPAPDDAAPVSFAWSGDTWGYGDDPVEPPFPGLRTIAEREPDFFLYHGDTIYADARTPAGKITENTPVDEALDVYRAKYKEMRDPPADVADRTYLRELLASTSVYTVWDDHEVINNFAGPIEPLMPEGRRAFREYWPLDRDDEAAPGESNRFYDSFRWGKHVELFVIDTRQYRDPNVDLDAKTLLGEAQRTWLTNALAESDATWKILASPAPLGYPSDSWATPADKTGYEGELLEIIEHVQTDEISNLVVVAGDVHKSVVGAYDPDDDGAFEFVEAIAGPLGAPAGTPDDLYPPLNPTEFFAKGEYTNFGTIDVDESGETLTVGIYAADGTEQFSTTIRTDDIDPGRANPDRIASTFDADADGWLISQNGGSDHPIYLESGGNPGGHISDEGARGGVTWYYQAPFKFLGDREAFYGGTLSFDCKQDEIDWQFDPHPTEGGDVLLASGETKLVYEFRGVDEPGIEWATFEAPLSADAGWIDLTSDDPYATEARFREVLANLETVRIRGEYRSGDDRSYLDNVVLSK